The following are from one region of the Myxocyprinus asiaticus isolate MX2 ecotype Aquarium Trade chromosome 2, UBuf_Myxa_2, whole genome shotgun sequence genome:
- the LOC127453198 gene encoding purine nucleoside phosphorylase-like, whose product MFPESSTGYSFEDCQATADWLLTQTALRPLVGIVCGSGLGGLADMLKDQVAFNYWEIPNFPQSTVHGHAGRLVFGTLKGRPCVCMQGRFHLYEGYPIQKITMPMRIFKLMGVETVILTNAAGGLNQDFKVGDIMIIKDHLNMPGFAGNNPLAGPNDERFGVRFPCMSDAYDRDLQQLAMDVGSELGYSDFLREGVYCVLGGPSFETIAECRMLHKLGADAVGMSTVHEVIVARHCNMRVFALSLITNKAVMDYDSEEKANHEEVLQTGKQRAEQLERLVSTIVTRLEHNNNYAQY is encoded by the exons GTACAGCTTTGAGGACTGCCAGGCTACAGCTGACTGGCTTCTGACTCAGACTGCATTGCGCCCTCTGGTGGGCATAGTGTGCGGCTCAGGTTTGGGTGGCTTGGCAGACATGCTGAAAGATCAGGTGGCTTTTAACTACTGGGAAATTCCCAACTTCCCCCAGAGTACAG TGCATGGTCACGCAGGTCGGTTGGTCTTTGGTACTTTGAAGGGTAGACCATGTGTCTGTATGCAGGGGAGGTTTCATCTCTATGAGGGATATCCCATCCAGAAG ATTACTATGCCTATGCGGATATTCAAACTGATGGGTGTTGAGACAGTGATTCTCACCAACGCTGCTGGTGGTCTGAACCAGGACTTTAAAGTGGGAGATATCATGATCATCAAAGATCATCTCAACATGCCTGGATTTGCCGGAAACAACCCTCTTGCAGGACCCAATGATGAGAG GTTTGGGGTCCGTTTTCCCTGCATGTCCGATGCATATGATCGGGACCTTCAGCAGCTAGCGATGGACGTGGGTTCAGAGCTTGGTTACAGTGACTTTCTGAGAGAGGGTGTGTACTGTGTTCTTGGAGGACCGTCTTTCGAGACTATCGCTGAGTGTCGCATGTTGCACAAGCTGGGAGCTGATGCTGTCG GTATGAGCACCGTTCATGAGGTGATTGTGGCACGTCACTGCAACATGCGGGTCTTTGCTCTGTCTTTGATAACTAACAAGGCAGTGATGGACTATGACAGTGAGGAAAAGGCCAATCATGAAGAAGTTCTGCAGACGGGAAAACAGAGGGCAGAGCAGCTTGAAAGGCTGGTGTCCACCATAGTCACCCGGCTAGAGCACAACAACAATTACGCCCAATACTGA
- the dusp19b gene encoding dual specificity protein phosphatase 19b, with protein MKSLGQEIEGFSTSHLRKQSTRVTTVTGRKLVETRIGDDFHVADDAERDSDASCGFVQDLNLDLQVGTIRPFLLLSSQDAAHDIDTLKKFKVTHVLNVAYGVENVFPDLFTYKTVTMLDLSETDITSYFPECFEFINQASQQCGVALVHCNAGVSRSASVVIGFLMSQEKMSFEEAFSTVKNARPSIQPNPGFMRQLKKYHP; from the exons ATGAAATCTCTGGGGCAGGAGATAGAGGGGTTCTCCACATCGCATTTAAGAAAGCAGAGTACCCGTGTGACGACAGTGACTGGGAGGAAACTGGTAGAGACGCGGATCGGCGATGATTTTCACGTCGCAGATGATGCGGAGCGGGATAGTGACGCGTCGTGCGGATTTGTGCAGGACTTGAACCTGGACCTGCAAGTGGGCACCATTAGACCCTTCCTCTTACTCT catCACAGGATGCTGCCCATGACATAGACACTTTGAAGAAATTTAAG GTGACTCATGTGCTGAATGTTGCCTATGGGGTTGAGAATGTGTTCCCAGACCTCTTTACATATAAGACCGTTACCATGTTGGATCTTTCAGAGACAGACATCACCTCCTACTTCCCTGAATGTTTTGAGTTCATAAACCAAGCCAGTCAACAG TGTGGAGTGGCACTGGTCCATTGTAATGCTGGGGTGTCTCGCTCTGCATCTGTTGTCATCGGTTTTCTTATGTCCCAGGAGAAAATGTCATTTGAAGAAGCCTTCAGCACTGTAAAAAATGCCAGACCTTCCATCCAGCCAAACCCAGGCTTTATGAGGCAGCTTAAGAAATATCATCCATGA